In Lycium ferocissimum isolate CSIRO_LF1 chromosome 3, AGI_CSIRO_Lferr_CH_V1, whole genome shotgun sequence, the genomic window AGATTTCGAGTTTAAGTCCTTAATTAAAGATTTCGAATTTAAGtctaagaataaaaaaaatctcgaGGCAATATTTTTAGGAGAAATGAACAAACAGTCATTTTTTGAATCACCAATTAAACTTTAGTCAACGTTCCAGACTAATTAAACTTTAGCCATGTTTTAATATGAAAACATCATTTGGGTACAATCATACCCCTATACTAAAACACATAAATCTAAAAACTTGAAATACTCCGTGCAATTTGGAATACAAGGTCTCCAGGAATTAGATATTTTCTGTAGTAGAACAAACACAGTTAAACCTTGGAGTTTGAAATATGTAGTTGAAATTTCAGGAAAAATTCATACAATTTCAACTTTTATTATCTAGGAATTTTTCATGAAGTTTGAACTTAGGTGCTGGAGTTTCACTTGTCAAAATTTCGAACTTCAGCAATTTTGTGTTTTAGCTAAgagtattttaattttatccAAATTATTTCCTCCTTAAAAAGTGATTCTTTCTCAAATACATTTCAACGGTGACTAAATATTAACAAGCAGTCCAAAAACTGGTCATTCGGAATAATATTTACAGTGTTCTCCCCCTTAATGAGGATCCTACACCATGCGAGTTCCAATTATTGAATCCCACCTGACGCAAATTCAGATTATTATCCAGTGATATTATATACCGAATGATTATAAAAATGTACTTATTTTTCGCGTTTAGTCACTCTTTTATaactttttaaaatcttttcaTTTGCTGGTTGAGAATTTGTTTGGTCCTTAAGCTAATCACTAGCTGCCTACTGCTTAATAATTTGGGGGTGTCCCTACTTGGCCCAACATAAGAAATCTTCCTTGATTTGCTCTTATATGATCCTTCACAATAATGTGCGGTTCTtttcattatgttatatttaacGCATCTCCTGTCTGCAATAGTGCAATGGGACTAACTGTCGGTGATCCTAACTCTTTATTACCATTTGGAATCAAATTATATGTTACcaataatatagaaaaaattACCAATGCATGTTTAACTTGTTATAATACGTTAATTAtcaattttactatattatcAATTACTTGTCATCTTAATGGCCTATAAATTGATTCAAAGATCGATTTATACATTAATAACTAAGGAGTAACATAAATTCCTTTCGGTTATGGTATGGAAAATTAAACCAGTATTGAAATGAAAAGTTGTTGACCGCATTAAATCAAATTTATACTATATGTATTGACTTTTCTACTTTCtatcttttaaatataataTGCCATAACAGTAGAAGCCTATGTGCTTGATTAATAAGTTACTTAATTATTCAATGATCAAGAATagcatgtctttttttttttttcccaccaaGCGCTTATAAAGTAGTTGTTTTTGACCCCGACTTATTCAAATTTAAGCATCATAAGTCTCATTGAAGGGAATATTACTCTCTACATGTCTCTATATCTATTCTATGTGAAACGAATTACTATGTAATAATTAAACTTCTTATTAAATATACATGTAACAACAATACagtattaaatatattttttaactacaactttcattaatttTGGAGTAAAATCTTAATTATCGTGTACACAGGAGAAACGTAAGAAATTTCACATGATATGCATGCAACTCTTTTGAGAACTCAACTGTGGTCCCCTACCCCTTCTTAGCTGTTGTACAATTTGGGAAGTACAGTATGATGCAAAAGTGAATGAAATGACCCCAAACATATATAGACATCGCTAAAAATAATACTCGCagatgtatagtatatgtataatatacataaattatacataatgtataatatacataaattatatataatgtaaataatttgtgtatatttaACTAGagaatgtaattatttttggctGAGAGGTCAAATTTATAATAACTTTccaatgtaattatttttggctGAGTGGTCAAATGTATAATAACTTTCCCAATAAaaaagggtgaaaatcatttacaccctcaactttgctttgaaaatcaaactccccctcaactttgaacaatagacacTCTTCCCCCTTTATCCTATGCAATGACTATAtcacccttattttttttttctatcctccatttatgtaatacatttttatattatatataatatttatttatttaatctaggtatttatagattcttattttaagtttattaacattataagtagaataatacttttatgaatttataacaaaaatataatgctattttttatgattgttatttcaatattatatgCGAGGGTTAGGAGGGGTAAGTGGGTTAGAGGAGCGTCTAGGCTGAGAGTAGGTTCTTGGAACATTGGGACGTTAACGGGGAAGTCCATAGagctagttaagattcttaagaagagGAAGATTAATATAGCTTCTGTTCAAGAGACCAAATGGGTAGGTCCTAAAGCTAAGGAGTTAGACGGGTATAAGCTTTAATTTGGTTCTCTGGTAGGTCGAAGTGTAGGAATGGGGTAGGCATTTTAGTAGATAGTGAATTAAGGGATCAGGTGGTAGAGGTTAGGAGGGTCACTGATAGGATGATGTCGATTACGATGGTCATTGAAGGGTTCACTTTAAACATTATTAGTGCGTATGCGCCGCAAGCGGGCTTAGGCGAGGAGGAGAAGAGGCGCttttgggaggatttggacGAGTTAGTGGGAGGCATTTCACCTACTGGGAAGCTATTCGTGGGAGGTGATTTCAATGGGCACGTCGGTCCTATTTCGGGGGGTTATGATGATGTGCATGGAGGTTTTGGCTTCGGGGACAGGAATGGAGGAGGAGTCTCACTTTTGGATTTCGCAAGAGCTTTTGGGTTGGCGATAGCCAATTCGAGTTTTCCAAAGAAGGAGaagcacttggtaaccttcCGTAGTTTGGTGGCTAAGACTCAGATAGAATTTTTACTCCTTAAGAAGGACGATAAAGGTCTGTGCAAAGACAGTAAGGTCATCCCGAGCGACAACCTTACAACCCGACATAAGCTCTTGGTGATGGATTTAGGGATCAAAATGACGAGAAAGAAGAGGTCGTGGATGACTGGCCTAGGATCAGATGGGGGAGTTTGACCATGAGTAGTGCCCTGGAGATGGGAAAGAAATTGAAGGCTATGAGGGCCTGGGATAGTAGTGGGGATGCGACCAGTATGTAGGATAGGACGGCTAGTTGCATTAGGGTAGTAGCTAGAGAAGTGTTGGGGGTCTCAACAGGTAGTCATGGTGGGCATCGAAGGGATTGGTGCTGGAATGGAGAAGTTCAATGGAAGGTGGAAACAAAGAAGGTGGCGTATGCGAAGTTGATAGAAAGCAAGAATGAGGTGGAGAAGTGGACAAATAGGGAACTTTATAAGATGGCGAGGAAGGAGGCGAAGTTGGTGGTTTCGTTGGTAAAAACGGCAGCTTTTGAACGCCTTTATGTTGAACTAGAGGAAAAAGGCGGGGATAAGAAATTGTTCAGGCTAGCCAAGGAAAGGGAAAGGAGGGAACGTGAtgtggatcaagtgaagtgcatcaaggacaAGCATGGCAAAGTATTGGTAGAGGAGGCTctcattagacggagatggcaATCATACTTCCACAAACTCTTGAATAAAGAAGGGGACAGGGATATTGTGTTGGGATATTTAGAACATACAGGAAGGCATCGCGATTTTGGGTATTGCAGGAGTATTAAGTTTGAGGAGGTTAAGGGTGTTTTTCGTAGGATGCACTAGGGAAGAGCGATCGGACCTGACGAGATTCCTGGGGAATTTTAGTAGAGTGCGGGCTCGGCAGGTTTGGAGTGGCTgactaggttgtttaatgtcatctttaagacgaCAATGATGCtcgaagaatggaggtcgaGTGTAATGATCCCTCtatacaagaacaagggcgatATCcagagttgcaacaactatagaggtatcaagctgctaagccgtactatgaaagtgtggaaaagggtggtggagataaGGGTGAGGAGAGGCATGTCTATTTCAGAGAACTAGTTCGGATTCATGCCGGGACGCTCAACTACAGAAGCCATCCATCTTGTAAGAGCGGTGGAGTAGTATAGGGAGAGAGAAGAGGGACTTacacatggtattcatcgacctagaaaaggcttacgacaaagttcCAAAGGAGAtactatggagatgcttggaggctaaggTGTACCTATGGCGTACATTAgggtgatcaaggacatgtatgagggagcCAAGCCCAGGGTAATgacggtaggaggagactcaGAGCACTTCCAAgttgtgatggggttgcatcaagGATCAACTCTTAGTccgtttttatttgccttggtgatggatggattgacgcggcaaattcaaggtgaggtgccatggtgtatgcttttcgcagatgacatagtcctgatcGACGCGACTCGTAGCGAagttaacgctaagctggaggGTTGGAGACAGactctggagtctaaagggttcaagctgagtaggaccaagaaagagtacttggagtgcaaaTAAGTTTAATTATATGTTAGAGCATCATTTGCATTTACCTAATACTTCATACAAAAAGGCATTTAATTAATCCTTTTTTACTCTTTGGTAATATATATCAAAGACCGAAACAATGAGATATAAGGAATGCAAGTTAAAGAGAAATCTAGTGGAATATGATAAATACatagagtttaagttatatatatatatacatcattagtgtatttttttttctcactatCTGATCACTTAAAACTTGAAGGTATATACTGATAGACTTTCTTAAAATGTTTCACGTAGGTAAGATGATAAACATGTAAATATTTGGGGCTCACAAGTCTTTAGTCAATACTCATGCATGCATTAATTAGTTGATTTTCATGAAGATgacatatcataaactagcCTACTTATTACAGTAACAGTACAAGAAATTTGTTTGTCAAATTGGTTCGAACAGCTTACCTGTAACTTGGAGGACCCCTACACGTACCACTAAAATTCTGAATCTACACAAATAAAAACATATTTAtggtaagaaaaataataatgaatatGAAAGAACAACGACTATGGAATATCTTGAATATCAATGATCATTAATTGCTGGTGACTTATTCATTTATATCTGTGCAGGTGAGAAAAGGTCCATGCATCATGTTTTTGCCCTTTGACCttgattaattttctttttacttaGCTATTTGTGCAACTTAACTAAGTTTatcgaaaagaaaaaagacgAAAAAAAGTACTAACGCATTTACTTTACTGGATTTGAACTCAattattcatatttatttaataaatattaCTTTACTGTATAACATAAATGTAACACACTCAACACCTGCTCTGTATAATCGTAAATagaattaataaattttgaagaggaaaaaaaagggacaaggGCCAACTGTACTCCTATGCTGTCGAAAAAGGACTAAATATatccctcgttatactttgagtcTAAATATACCCcgtcgttatactttgggtctaaatataccccgtcgttatactttgggttcaaatatacccctccacaGTTAAAATTGAACCCAATCCTACATgacattaatattttaatacaataaaTATtatgtggcatgccacctcaatTAAAAACCCAATTTTATCCCTCCCCTCCCTATCTTCTTCCACCACACCTCCCCCTCTAGTACTGCCGTCCTTATGCCCAAGCCCACCACACCTTAAAAAAAGTACTATTGGAATAAGATGTCGGTACATGACCTGTACAACTAAGAACGGGAGCTTgtgtatttttcctttttatttttatctttaataaaagaaagaaaaatattcataaggaaaccaaaataaaaaataaaaaagtcaaGGAATGTTAAGGTGTAACTAACCACGGCCCACGACAACTTTACAAGTCCCTACCTTCGGATTTTGCATTGATAGGTACGTTTGTTTTTTGGCTTAAGaggatatatttttttttttttatctattaacTTATATCATTACAAACAAATCCTTCTACTCAGTTTATTTCTACTAGTAAGTTACCACGGTTGGTTTAAGAACTCAATCTACTAGATATTACTATCTGTTTTGGATCTAAGCTCACACAACTTTAAAATGTGGGTGTCACTAGTTAGTTAGGGTCAAAGATTTGTTTTTTATATGCATGCAGAACATCGATCTCTCACGTATTTTGCTGATGTGGAATTTGTCTAGAGTGTTAGATACACCCCCTTCAGGGCTCGGCATTGCGCTAAGTACTGCCCAACCATCATCTCAAAGATGTGTATCTCACTTAAACTCGGGTTAATACTGAGGTTTGTCTCACCTTTTAGGTTACACGCGAAGTGGCTTTGGTACCATCTTTTTAATAATCCAGCTCATGTCACATACTGTCCGCTTTGATCCAATAAACCTCACAGATTTTGTCCTTGACCGGTGTCATTATCAATTTCAAAAGTTCCTGTGCCATTTCTATAAATTTGTGTTATGCTTGTAAAACCAATTTTATTAGAAATCTACTAATCCTTCTCTTTAAGCCTTCCTTGTAGGCCTGCCTTCTGTCTAGAAGGCTCAAGTTTCACACTCCAAGTACGGGTTGGGTATCAAGATTGTAACCACCAAAGGGATACAGTGAAATTGTCAAGATCCTTCATTTCTTAATTACGGATTTTAAGTTTTGTTCTACTATGGAAAAGTATTTCAGTAGAGAGCATTTTAGAGCTTTAGTAGTTTTATGAACGTTGAATGAGTTAGTATTAATAATTAGCTAAACATCGAATATTCGAatatatttaaactttaaaaaataaaaagggatgaTTACCAAGCGTTGTGTGATGTTCAATCCATAAAATAACACTCTACATCTACCCCTATCGTAGTAATAAATAACCATTTATATGCAAGTAGGTAAGCATGTAAGAAACTTCAGAACATAGAGACAACACCATTACTTGTCCCCGACCATTTGAGATCTTTAAGAGATATATATTGATGTCACCCTGCATGTACACAAAGCAATTTAAGTATATATTGACGGaagaaattttcttttgtactGATTATGTTAAATattgtaaaataaataaacagaaGCGTATCTCTTACCTCTCGCAAAATCTAAGGAGTACAAGTTGAAGTAATCCGAATTAAAATCTTCTAAAAGTTCAAGATTAACCAATAAAGGCTACATGCTGTCCCCACTTAAACTCTAAAAACTTAAGCTACAGGTACAGTAGAGAGACACAGTCTTAATGGGAATCTAAAGCTTTTATCTAAGTTAAACATGATGTCCTGGTCTCTTATTGAGTCCTGCAAATTGAGAAAATTTTGGTAagaatttattttatgtttaataTGTCCGACATGACAGGAATATAAAATAATCAGATCAATGAATTTTGAAAACCAAACGGTAACTTTAATATATACTGATAACATAAAAGATAATTATAAGTAATTGTATATAAGTAAGATTTAGTTATTACTTGATGAATAattgaaaatagaatttaagttatatacgaTGATGCATGTAATACattatttactttattaatttaataaaatatgttaTAATAGTAAATACCATTTATTCAAAGCACCATAAGGTATGACCTAGCTAGTGCTTAATGAAGTGagttaaaaatcatgaagtctcaaattcaaattcaaatggaATTAAGAACACTATGGGATCATTTTTTCATCTATTCAAACCTTGACAAACAGACGTACTCGGTTCCTGTACTACTTGTGGAAACAACTAGTATCCCATAGTATTAGTGAAAGTGTAGCAAAAACAGTATATAAAAGCTTGGGAGTTAGTAATAGATACCGCAAAATTAGTCAAAATACGTGCATGTTATGGGTCATGGGCACTTATGCCCTATTTTGTAttcgtctttaattttgtccgtcgtaacaaataattttttgtgggTTATAAGTCTATATTTTTGTATCATAATATTCCATGAGTTATTCCCGTATGACTAAAGAACTTATGCCTCATCTAAGTTCGATTGCTaaatggcaaaaattaaagactggCACatttgaaaggcaaaaattaaagaccaacgcaTTTGAATGACaaatcgtgcaatttcttcgCCCGTTAATTGTGTACTTTTACAAGAACATACTCTCATTCAAATctaatgataatgtaaaaaaacaaaaaagacgTACTCCTTCCCTTctgcacccccccccccacccccaaccccaaAACAACGACATCACCCCCACCCCGCCAAAGGAAAAAACACCCTGCGGCCTGCAGTTTCATTCCTATACATATCTCTGTGTgtattatatctatatatacacacttgTCTACCTGTTCTTTTCATCATCATTCCTCTCTTCTCAAACCATTCATTTATCTAAAAACAATTcctaccaaaagaaaaaactacAAATCAAACACAGAAAATGTCAGCAGCTACAATTTCTACCATCTCAATGATGGACTCCAACATGGAAGTTGACAAACTAACATACGAAATCTTCTCCATTCTCGAAAAAAACTTCCTCTTTGGCTAcgaaaatgacccaaaaaaactTTCTCATGCATGCAAAGACAACCTtaatttctccaaaaaaaatgtCACCACCGGAAAAGTAAGAATTCTCTCAATTGACGCTTGTGGTTCCACTAATGGCATTCTTGCAGCAAAATCTTTAGCCCACTTAGAAACAACCCTTTGTTTAAAAACAGGAAATAAAAACACCCACGTTGCTGATTACTTTGATGTTGTCGCCGGCGCCGGTGCCGGCGGTATACTAGCCGGACTTTTATTTACACGTGGCAAAAATGAGGTCCCACTGTTTACAGCAAATGAAGCTTTAAAATTTATTGTTGAGAATGGCcggaaaatttcaagaatttcaGGAAATGGCATTTTCCAGCGAGTTTTCCGGTCACCGGAGAAGATGTTTGACCAAGTTTTTGGTAAGTTGACTTTAAAAGAAACTGTAAAAACGGTT contains:
- the LOC132050759 gene encoding uncharacterized protein LOC132050759; this translates as MVIEGFTLNIISAYAPQAGLGEEEKRRFWEDLDELVGGISPTGKLFVGGDFNGHVGPISGGYDDVHGGFGFGDRNGGGVSLLDFARAFGLAIANSSFPKKEKHLVTFRSLVAKTQIEFLLLKKDDKGLCKDSKVIPSDNLTTRHKLLVMDLGIKMTRKKRSWMTGLGSDGGV
- the LOC132050760 gene encoding uncharacterized protein LOC132050760; translated protein: MSSALEMGKKLKAMRAWDSSGDATSSHGGHRRDWCWNGEVQWKVETKKVAYAKLIESKNEVEKWTNRELYKMARKEAKLVVSLVKTAAFERLYVELEEKGGDKKLFRLAKERERRERDVDQVKCIKDKHGKVLVEEALIRRRWQSYFHKLLNKEGDRDIVLGYLEHTGRHRDFGYCRSIKFEEVKGVFRRMH